From Nitrospinota bacterium, the proteins below share one genomic window:
- the dnaE gene encoding DNA polymerase III subunit alpha, which yields MKHEDFVHLHLHSEYSLLDGAIRFDNLLKKAEEFKMPAVAVTDHGNLFGAIEFYQKGMKSPVKPIVGCEIYITGGSRHDRGGVAGGDGENDPNTYHLILLIQNLKGYRNLCKIASAAYTEGFYYKPRIDKEYLAQHNEGLIALTACIKGEVPRKILKGDDAATEKALGFYKDVFGDRLYLELQNHGIPEQRKVNTALIEMSKKHSLKLVATNDCHYMEQSHWEAHDAMLCIGTGKMISDTNRMRYSAHEFYFKSPDEMRMLFKEVPEAITNTREVADRCNLDLKLGEYHLPAYTVPSEEPPQQFMESLVDHNLTLRLEESRKRGDVIGEEQEKEYRERMRMELAVIKKMNFAGYFLIVWDFVNYAKTQNIPVGPGRGSAAGSLVAWTLGITDLDPIKYGLLFERFLNPDRISMPDIDIDFCMNRRGEVIKYVTDKYGAKNVGQIITFGTMKARAVIRDVGRVMGVPYGEVDGIAKLVPEELKMTLAKAIEMEPKLADMEKKDPQVKKLLEIAKVLEGISRHASVHAAGVVIAPGDLTDFVPLYKTNKDEVVTQFTMKYIEELGLLKMDFLGLRTLTVIDWTVKSIRKGKAAAFDIRAIPMDDPATFKLLQDARTLGVFQLESSGMRDLMRKLKPEHFTDIIALVALFRPGPLNSGMADSFIHRRHGTEKVENIVPQLGEILKETHGVMVYQEQVMKIANELAGFTMAQADTLRKAMGKKDAKTMEKLRHDFVDGCKKNKIAEEKAATIFGQIQEFAEYAFNKSHSAAYALVSYQTAYLKTNYPEEYMASLLTSERDSTDKVVLYLNECRDLGIPVLPPDINESEVDFGALAGKIVFGLAAVKGVGVGAVSEIIRARQEGAPFASLTEFARRIDGKQVNRRVFEALIKCGAFDRLNKNRAALFDSLDSVTAEAAKDREETQMGQSNMFAAIETAADREKRLIRDLPDWPQAERLQHEKEALGFYITGHPMERYLQDQKRLATHQAGQLADTVNKQEVRLCGVVSALRTQLTKKKEKMAYVTLEDMSGSATMLVWPNTLAETFQYLESNEALFIKGKIDRDENDVKVIADEIMPIKAAKEKFTNAIHLNLQVVGLEDTVLNDLKQLAARHRGNSKLVLHFTFPDRKRMQVNASDRYKVAANESLLAEFEKILGPSSVYCS from the coding sequence TTGAAACACGAGGACTTCGTACACCTCCACCTGCACAGCGAATACTCGCTGCTGGACGGGGCGATACGCTTCGACAACCTCCTTAAAAAAGCCGAGGAGTTCAAGATGCCCGCCGTGGCCGTCACCGACCACGGCAACCTCTTCGGGGCCATCGAGTTTTACCAAAAAGGGATGAAAAGCCCCGTCAAGCCGATCGTCGGCTGTGAAATCTACATCACCGGCGGCAGCCGGCACGACCGCGGCGGCGTGGCGGGGGGCGACGGTGAAAACGATCCCAACACCTATCACCTCATTCTGCTCATCCAAAACCTCAAGGGTTACCGCAACCTCTGCAAGATAGCCTCCGCCGCCTACACGGAAGGGTTCTACTACAAGCCGCGCATCGACAAGGAGTACCTGGCGCAACACAACGAGGGGCTGATCGCCCTCACCGCCTGCATTAAAGGCGAAGTGCCGCGCAAGATACTCAAAGGGGACGACGCCGCCACGGAAAAGGCGCTCGGCTTTTACAAAGACGTTTTCGGCGACCGGCTTTATCTGGAACTGCAAAACCACGGCATCCCCGAACAGCGCAAGGTGAACACCGCGCTCATCGAGATGTCGAAAAAGCACAGCCTGAAGCTGGTGGCCACCAACGACTGCCACTACATGGAGCAGAGCCACTGGGAGGCGCACGACGCCATGCTCTGCATCGGCACCGGCAAGATGATCAGCGATACCAACCGGATGCGCTACAGCGCCCACGAGTTCTACTTCAAATCGCCCGACGAGATGCGGATGCTTTTCAAGGAAGTGCCGGAGGCGATCACCAACACCCGCGAAGTGGCCGACCGTTGCAACCTCGATCTCAAGCTGGGGGAATATCACCTGCCGGCCTATACCGTCCCCTCCGAGGAACCGCCGCAGCAGTTCATGGAAAGTCTCGTGGACCACAACCTCACCCTGCGGCTGGAGGAAAGCCGTAAGCGGGGGGACGTCATCGGCGAAGAACAGGAAAAAGAGTACCGCGAACGGATGCGGATGGAGCTGGCGGTCATCAAGAAAATGAACTTCGCCGGCTACTTCCTCATCGTCTGGGATTTCGTGAACTACGCGAAGACCCAGAACATCCCCGTCGGGCCCGGCCGCGGTTCCGCCGCCGGCTCGCTGGTGGCCTGGACGCTTGGCATCACCGACCTCGACCCCATCAAGTACGGCCTTCTCTTTGAACGGTTCCTGAATCCCGACCGCATATCGATGCCGGATATCGATATCGACTTCTGCATGAACCGGCGGGGCGAGGTGATCAAATACGTCACCGACAAATACGGCGCGAAAAACGTGGGGCAGATCATCACCTTCGGCACCATGAAGGCCCGCGCCGTCATCCGCGATGTGGGGCGCGTGATGGGCGTCCCCTACGGCGAGGTGGACGGCATCGCCAAGCTGGTGCCGGAAGAGCTGAAAATGACGCTCGCCAAGGCCATCGAGATGGAGCCGAAGCTGGCCGACATGGAAAAGAAAGACCCGCAGGTGAAAAAGCTGCTGGAGATCGCCAAGGTGCTGGAAGGCATCTCGCGCCACGCCAGCGTACACGCCGCGGGCGTGGTTATCGCGCCGGGCGATCTCACCGACTTTGTCCCGCTTTACAAAACGAACAAGGACGAAGTGGTGACCCAGTTCACCATGAAATATATCGAGGAACTGGGGCTGCTCAAGATGGACTTTCTCGGCCTGCGCACGCTCACCGTCATCGATTGGACGGTGAAAAGCATACGGAAGGGCAAGGCCGCCGCGTTCGATATCAGAGCGATACCGATGGATGACCCGGCGACGTTTAAACTGCTGCAGGATGCGCGCACGCTGGGGGTCTTCCAGCTCGAATCGAGCGGCATGCGCGACCTGATGCGCAAGCTCAAGCCCGAGCACTTCACCGACATTATCGCGCTTGTCGCCCTTTTCCGTCCCGGCCCGCTCAACTCCGGCATGGCCGACAGCTTTATCCACCGCAGGCACGGCACCGAGAAGGTGGAGAACATCGTGCCGCAACTGGGCGAAATACTGAAAGAAACCCACGGCGTCATGGTTTATCAGGAACAGGTCATGAAGATCGCCAACGAACTGGCCGGCTTCACCATGGCGCAGGCCGATACGCTGCGCAAGGCAATGGGGAAAAAAGACGCCAAAACGATGGAGAAGCTGCGCCACGATTTCGTGGATGGGTGCAAGAAAAACAAAATCGCCGAGGAGAAGGCCGCCACCATCTTCGGGCAGATACAGGAATTCGCCGAATACGCCTTCAATAAATCCCATTCCGCGGCCTACGCGCTGGTGAGCTATCAGACCGCGTACCTCAAGACGAACTACCCCGAGGAGTACATGGCCTCGCTGCTCACCTCCGAACGGGACAGCACCGACAAAGTGGTGCTCTACCTCAACGAGTGCCGCGATCTCGGCATACCGGTACTCCCGCCCGACATCAATGAATCGGAGGTGGACTTCGGCGCGCTCGCGGGAAAAATCGTTTTCGGCCTGGCCGCCGTGAAGGGGGTCGGCGTCGGCGCCGTATCCGAGATCATCCGCGCGCGGCAGGAGGGAGCGCCGTTCGCGTCGCTTACCGAGTTCGCCCGGCGCATCGACGGCAAGCAGGTGAACCGGCGCGTGTTCGAGGCGCTCATCAAGTGCGGCGCGTTCGACCGGCTGAACAAAAACCGCGCCGCGCTTTTCGATTCGCTGGACAGCGTGACGGCGGAGGCCGCCAAAGACCGCGAAGAGACCCAGATGGGACAATCCAACATGTTCGCCGCCATCGAGACCGCCGCCGACCGCGAGAAGCGGCTCATCAGGGATTTGCCGGACTGGCCGCAGGCCGAACGGTTGCAGCACGAAAAAGAGGCGCTCGGCTTTTATATAACCGGCCATCCGATGGAGCGCTACCTGCAAGACCAGAAGCGGCTTGCCACCCATCAGGCGGGACAGTTGGCCGACACCGTCAATAAACAGGAAGTGCGGTTATGCGGCGTGGTGAGCGCCCTGCGCACCCAATTGACCAAGAAAAAAGAGAAGATGGCCTACGTTACGCTGGAAGACATGAGCGGCAGCGCGACCATGCTCGTCTGGCCCAATACGCTGGCCGAGACGTTCCAGTACCTCGAATCGAACGAGGCGCTTTTCATCAAGGGGAAAATCGACCGTGACGAGAACGATGTCAAGGTCATCGCGGACGAGATCATGCCGATAAAGGCCGCCAAGGAAAAATTCACCAATGCCATCCACCTTAATCTGCAAGTGGTGGGGTTGGAAGACACCGTGCTGAATGACCTCAAGCAGCTCGCCGCGCGCCACCGGGGGAACAGCAAGCTGGTGCTGCACTTCACCTTTCCGGATAGGAAACGGATGCAGGTGAACGCCTCCGACCGTTACAAGGTCGCAGCCAACGAATCGCTGCTGGCGGAATTTGAAAAGATCCTCGGCCCCTCCTCCGTCTACTGCTCCTAA
- a CDS encoding serine/threonine protein kinase produces the protein MPVSTNTPAQLAKSICADKGLTFIGEKGTGAFKNTFLVKKNNDELALKLIIRGADNARIEREIAALKVCNHPNICRLLETGMINDGMKPVIYLIEEFLPGGTLTDHLSNGCLQPPEIIQLAISLTEAIAHLAGHRITHRDIKPDNIMFRADGMPVLVDLGIARHLEASSLTMTFLMHGPGTPLYAPPEQLLNDKPLIDWRSDQFSLGVTLSYAAFGRHPFAENDSLERTVERVANRLSSSADFKKLAQVHGLDALIKMVEPWPVKRFARPEILMQAWRDSGGGRT, from the coding sequence ATGCCTGTTTCCACTAACACCCCCGCCCAATTAGCAAAAAGTATTTGCGCCGATAAAGGCCTGACTTTCATTGGCGAGAAGGGGACGGGTGCTTTTAAGAATACGTTTCTCGTAAAAAAAAATAATGATGAGCTGGCATTAAAGCTCATCATTCGCGGTGCAGATAATGCACGAATTGAACGTGAAATTGCGGCACTGAAGGTGTGTAATCACCCTAACATCTGTCGTTTGTTAGAAACGGGCATGATTAATGACGGTATGAAGCCAGTAATCTATCTGATTGAGGAGTTTCTGCCAGGAGGAACGCTAACGGATCATCTCTCAAACGGCTGTCTCCAACCGCCTGAAATTATTCAACTCGCGATTAGCCTCACTGAAGCTATTGCGCATTTAGCTGGACACCGTATTACTCACCGCGATATAAAGCCTGATAACATTATGTTTCGCGCTGATGGGATGCCGGTGCTTGTCGACCTCGGGATTGCTAGGCATCTTGAAGCAAGCTCTCTAACCATGACATTTCTTATGCATGGGCCAGGCACACCTCTTTATGCTCCACCTGAGCAACTGTTGAATGACAAGCCCTTGATTGACTGGCGAAGCGATCAGTTTTCATTAGGCGTTACCCTGTCCTATGCCGCATTTGGCAGGCACCCTTTTGCCGAGAATGACTCTTTAGAGCGTACCGTGGAGCGTGTTGCCAACCGATTATCATCCTCGGCTGATTTTAAAAAATTAGCACAAGTGCATGGGCTTGATGCATTAATAAAAATGGTCGAACCTTGGCCTGTGAAACGTTTTGCACGGCCGGAAATATTGATGCAGGCATGGCGCGATAGCGGAGGGGGGAGGACATGA
- a CDS encoding helix-turn-helix transcriptional regulator, with translation MSAGESVRVLRELQEMSQADLAKATGIPQSTISGIENGRIKLGVERAKTIARALKCHPAVILFPGWNVERESAA, from the coding sequence ATGAGCGCCGGGGAATCGGTGCGCGTATTGCGCGAGCTTCAGGAGATGAGCCAAGCCGACTTGGCAAAGGCCACCGGCATACCGCAATCCACCATTTCCGGCATCGAGAACGGAAGGATAAAGCTGGGAGTGGAGCGGGCAAAGACGATTGCGCGTGCGCTGAAATGCCATCCAGCCGTGATCCTGTTCCCCGGCTGGAACGTGGAGCGGGAAAGTGCCGCTTGA
- a CDS encoding type II toxin-antitoxin system mRNA interferase toxin, RelE/StbE family produces MWRIYESREAQKQLDRLPDELLKRYEKWKDVVRYSGIHGLRLIKGFHDEALRGEWRGCRSSRLNLQYRVVYEVKEAEVSVYVVTVTPHDYRR; encoded by the coding sequence ATGTGGCGTATTTACGAAAGCCGCGAGGCGCAAAAACAGCTTGACCGGCTTCCCGATGAGCTGCTGAAACGTTACGAAAAATGGAAAGACGTTGTCCGCTACTCAGGTATTCATGGCTTGCGGCTCATTAAGGGCTTTCACGATGAGGCGTTACGCGGTGAGTGGCGCGGTTGCCGCTCCAGCAGGCTTAATCTGCAATACCGCGTTGTGTACGAAGTAAAGGAAGCCGAAGTGTCGGTGTATGTAGTTACGGTTACGCCCCACGATTACAGGAGGTGA
- a CDS encoding DHA2 family efflux MFS transporter permease subunit → MTVRPQAAPRHPYLTGAPLAIATVSLALATFMNVLDTTIANVSIPHIAGDLSVSPNQGTWIITSYAVATAIVVPLSGWLARRFGEVRLFVTCTLLFSFASILCGLAPTFETLVNFRALQGAVAGPMIPISQALLLKCYPPEKKGMALGFWSITTVVAPIIGPIMGGWITDNHGWEWIFYINVPVGFACAYITWNVLKERETAIVKQPVDKVGLALLAIWVGSLQLCFDMGQQEDWFDSPKITALAVTAFVGFVFFIAWELMEEHPIVDLTLFRNRNYTVATAALSLGYMAFFGNAVLIPLWLQTQMGYTALWAGLASAPIGVFTLILTPIVAANLHRADLRWVATFAFSVFALTSFWQASFNTDITFGGVALPRLMQGLGMACFFVPMTTISLSHIPHDKVASAAGMTNFVRILGGSFGTSLVITLWDGRIGHHRTMLAENTSPYNPAWNFMRDKMEEMGMGFEAALQTVSRIVDRQAVMLATDDVFFLTGVIFLFLIGLTWFSQRVRMPAKK, encoded by the coding sequence CTGACCGTGCGGCCGCAGGCGGCTCCGCGACACCCCTACCTCACCGGCGCGCCGCTTGCCATCGCCACCGTATCGCTGGCGCTGGCGACATTCATGAACGTGCTGGACACAACCATCGCCAACGTTTCCATCCCGCACATCGCGGGCGATCTTTCGGTCAGCCCCAATCAGGGAACGTGGATCATCACCTCCTACGCCGTGGCCACCGCCATCGTGGTGCCGCTCTCCGGCTGGCTGGCGCGCCGGTTCGGCGAGGTGCGGCTTTTCGTCACCTGTACGCTCCTTTTCAGCTTCGCCTCGATACTCTGCGGGCTGGCCCCCACCTTTGAAACGCTGGTGAACTTCCGCGCCCTGCAAGGGGCCGTGGCGGGGCCGATGATCCCCATCTCGCAGGCGCTGCTGCTGAAATGTTACCCCCCCGAGAAAAAAGGGATGGCGCTCGGCTTTTGGTCCATCACCACCGTCGTCGCGCCGATCATCGGCCCGATCATGGGGGGGTGGATCACCGACAACCACGGCTGGGAGTGGATTTTCTACATCAACGTGCCGGTCGGCTTCGCTTGCGCCTACATCACATGGAACGTGCTGAAGGAGCGCGAAACCGCCATCGTGAAACAGCCAGTGGACAAGGTGGGGCTGGCGCTGCTGGCCATCTGGGTGGGAAGCCTTCAGCTCTGCTTCGACATGGGGCAGCAGGAGGACTGGTTCGATTCCCCCAAGATCACCGCGCTGGCGGTGACGGCGTTCGTGGGCTTCGTCTTTTTCATCGCATGGGAACTGATGGAGGAACACCCGATCGTCGACCTCACGCTTTTCAGGAACCGGAACTACACCGTGGCGACCGCCGCCCTCAGCCTCGGCTACATGGCCTTTTTCGGCAACGCGGTGCTGATACCGCTCTGGCTGCAGACGCAGATGGGCTACACCGCCCTGTGGGCGGGACTCGCCAGCGCCCCCATCGGCGTCTTTACGCTCATCCTCACCCCCATCGTGGCGGCCAACCTCCACCGCGCCGACCTGCGGTGGGTGGCAACTTTCGCCTTCTCCGTTTTCGCGCTCACCAGCTTTTGGCAGGCGTCGTTCAACACCGACATCACCTTCGGCGGCGTTGCGCTTCCCCGCCTGATGCAAGGGCTGGGAATGGCCTGCTTCTTCGTGCCGATGACCACCATCTCGCTCTCCCACATACCGCACGACAAGGTAGCCAGCGCCGCCGGAATGACGAACTTCGTAAGGATACTCGGCGGCAGCTTCGGCACCTCGCTGGTGATAACACTGTGGGATGGCCGTATCGGCCACCACCGGACGATGCTGGCCGAGAACACCTCCCCCTACAACCCGGCGTGGAACTTCATGCGGGATAAAATGGAGGAGATGGGGATGGGATTCGAGGCGGCCCTCCAGACGGTCTCGCGCATAGTGGATAGACAGGCGGTGATGCTGGCGACGGACGACGTCTTCTTCCTCACCGGCGTCATCTTCCTCTTCCTCATCGGCCTTACCTGGTTCAGCCAGCGTGTGCGGATGCCCGCCAAAAAATAA
- a CDS encoding efflux RND transporter periplasmic adaptor subunit, with protein MEETKQRPANGGRITVMLRIAAVFAIAGAAWGGWWWTSGRFYEYTDNAYVAGNLVSITPQAGGTVVAIMADNTDFVKQGDTLVRMDGTDAKIALEKAESELAVAVRQAGNTLEGVKTRLARLAMREADLQKTKTDFERREKLFGDRAVTQEAYDHARLEYENAQNAVRLARHELAEAQITAAGNRAEDNPHVATAKTKVREAYVALQRMNLAAPVSGYVARRAVQLGERAVPGKPLMAVVPVDALSVEANFKENQLKRMRAGQPVEIVSDMYGRGVRFHGTVVGIGAGTGSVFSVLPAQNATGNWIKVVQRVPVKISLMPEELKQHPLVVGLSLAATVDIHGNGGPLQPGTAKHELATTVYDAEDAGADELISAIIAKNLKMAPVAEAR; from the coding sequence ATGGAAGAAACCAAACAGCGGCCCGCCAACGGCGGACGGATAACGGTCATGCTCAGGATCGCCGCGGTCTTCGCCATCGCCGGCGCGGCATGGGGCGGCTGGTGGTGGACGAGCGGACGGTTTTACGAATATACCGACAACGCCTACGTCGCCGGCAACCTCGTCTCCATCACCCCCCAGGCCGGCGGCACGGTGGTGGCCATCATGGCCGATAACACCGACTTCGTGAAACAGGGGGATACGCTGGTGCGGATGGACGGCACCGACGCGAAAATCGCCCTGGAAAAAGCGGAGAGCGAACTGGCGGTGGCGGTGCGCCAGGCGGGAAATACGCTGGAAGGGGTGAAAACCCGGCTGGCGCGCCTTGCCATGCGGGAGGCCGACCTGCAAAAAACGAAAACCGATTTTGAACGGCGCGAAAAACTGTTCGGCGACCGCGCCGTCACGCAGGAGGCGTACGACCACGCCCGCCTGGAATACGAGAATGCCCAAAACGCCGTCCGCCTCGCGCGGCACGAGCTGGCCGAAGCACAAATCACCGCCGCGGGGAACCGCGCCGAGGACAACCCGCATGTGGCGACGGCGAAGACAAAGGTGCGCGAAGCGTATGTGGCCTTGCAACGGATGAATCTGGCGGCGCCGGTGAGCGGCTATGTGGCGCGGCGCGCCGTGCAACTGGGGGAACGGGCCGTCCCCGGCAAGCCGCTCATGGCGGTGGTGCCGGTCGACGCGCTGAGCGTGGAGGCGAACTTCAAGGAGAACCAGCTCAAACGGATGCGCGCCGGCCAGCCGGTGGAAATCGTTTCGGACATGTACGGCCGCGGCGTCCGCTTCCACGGCACGGTGGTGGGGATCGGCGCCGGAACCGGCTCCGTTTTTTCAGTCCTTCCGGCGCAAAACGCCACCGGCAACTGGATCAAGGTGGTGCAGCGCGTACCGGTGAAAATATCGCTCATGCCGGAAGAGCTTAAGCAGCATCCCCTCGTGGTGGGGCTTTCGCTCGCCGCCACCGTCGATATTCACGGCAACGGCGGCCCGCTTCAGCCCGGAACCGCCAAGCACGAACTCGCCACCACCGTGTATGACGCCGAGGATGCGGGCGCCGACGAACTCATCTCCGCGATCATCGCCAAAAACCTGAAAATGGCCCCGGTGGCGGAGGCGCGCTGA
- a CDS encoding type II/IV secretion system protein, with amino-acid sequence MTVINNIEKLTDLLLRQKAITATQSEHIRRAWEQRGRHRRRSEKEKIPKLPIPFIAALNFTAGGKPLDEEAITRAVAREFGLPFRRIDPLELDGNIVAGTITRPFALWHMVVPLEKTEGALTVAVADPETGEALEQIKKLSGLDINRVIAARSDIERIINQFYGFRATMREAEKGVSAGAALSDLEQLSRLKSEEEISSSDKHIQNAVELILHYALANRASDIHIEPKREETVVRMRIDGALNETQRIPRAVHGAVLSRIKILARLDVSEKRRPQDGRIKVQKEGKESEMRVSILPTVFGEKAVIRIFDAEMALRGLGALGLYPEELERYQRFLARPHGIILVTGPTGSGKTNTLYSSLKYIESPDRNIVTIEDPVEMVVPEFNQVAVQPVIEFTFAAALRAILRQDPDVIMIGEIRDHETAQNAVQAALTGHLVLSTLHTNDTVSSLTRLYDIGIEPYLVKSSLIGVVAQRLVRMICPRCIADIEHTADELKSFGLSASGPVRLKKGTGCDHCRSTGYHGRTGVHEVLEVSNDIRQLIDGKTPDTAIKEMARKSGMRTLKENAARKMAEGITTFEEVLRLTAV; translated from the coding sequence ATGACCGTCATCAATAACATTGAAAAACTCACCGACCTGTTGCTACGCCAGAAAGCGATTACCGCCACGCAAAGCGAGCATATCCGCCGCGCGTGGGAGCAGCGGGGCCGTCACCGCCGCCGGAGCGAAAAAGAAAAAATACCTAAACTGCCGATTCCCTTCATCGCCGCCCTCAATTTCACCGCCGGCGGCAAACCGCTGGACGAAGAGGCGATCACACGCGCCGTGGCGCGGGAATTCGGCCTGCCGTTCCGCCGCATCGATCCGCTGGAACTGGACGGCAATATCGTGGCCGGCACCATCACCCGCCCGTTCGCCCTGTGGCATATGGTGGTGCCGCTGGAAAAAACGGAGGGAGCGCTGACCGTCGCCGTGGCCGACCCGGAAACGGGCGAGGCGTTGGAGCAGATAAAAAAACTTTCCGGTCTCGACATCAACCGGGTGATCGCGGCGCGGAGCGATATTGAGCGGATCATCAACCAGTTCTACGGCTTCCGCGCCACCATGCGCGAGGCGGAGAAGGGGGTCTCCGCCGGCGCCGCGCTTTCCGATCTGGAGCAACTGAGCCGCCTCAAATCGGAAGAAGAGATCAGTTCCTCCGACAAGCATATCCAAAACGCGGTGGAACTGATCCTGCACTATGCGCTGGCCAACCGCGCCAGCGACATCCACATTGAGCCAAAGCGGGAGGAGACCGTGGTGCGGATGCGCATCGACGGCGCGCTGAACGAAACGCAGCGCATCCCCCGCGCCGTGCATGGCGCGGTGCTCTCGCGCATCAAGATATTGGCCCGGCTCGACGTATCGGAAAAGCGCCGCCCGCAGGACGGCCGCATCAAGGTGCAAAAGGAGGGAAAGGAAAGCGAGATGCGCGTTTCCATCCTCCCCACCGTCTTCGGGGAGAAGGCGGTCATCCGCATTTTCGACGCCGAGATGGCCTTGCGCGGACTCGGCGCGCTCGGCCTCTATCCCGAGGAACTGGAACGCTATCAACGCTTCCTGGCGCGGCCCCACGGCATCATCCTCGTCACCGGCCCCACCGGATCGGGAAAGACGAACACGCTCTACTCGTCCCTCAAATACATCGAGTCGCCCGACCGCAACATCGTCACCATCGAAGACCCGGTGGAAATGGTGGTGCCGGAGTTCAATCAGGTGGCGGTGCAGCCGGTCATCGAGTTCACCTTCGCCGCCGCCCTGCGCGCCATCCTGCGCCAAGACCCGGACGTCATCATGATCGGCGAGATCCGCGACCACGAAACGGCCCAGAACGCCGTGCAGGCGGCGCTCACCGGGCACCTTGTCCTTTCCACCCTGCACACCAACGACACCGTATCGTCCCTGACGCGCCTGTACGACATCGGCATCGAGCCGTATCTGGTCAAAAGCTCGCTCATCGGCGTGGTGGCGCAACGTTTGGTGCGGATGATCTGCCCCCGCTGCATCGCCGATATCGAGCATACCGCGGACGAACTTAAAAGCTTCGGCCTTTCCGCCAGTGGACCGGTGCGCCTCAAAAAAGGGACGGGGTGCGACCACTGCCGCTCCACCGGCTACCACGGGCGCACCGGCGTCCACGAGGTGCTGGAGGTGAGCAACGACATCCGCCAACTGATCGACGGCAAAACCCCCGACACGGCGATCAAGGAGATGGCCCGCAAAAGCGGCATGAGAACGCTGAAGGAGAACGCCGCGCGGAAAATGGCCGAAGGGATAACCACCTTCGAGGAAGTGCTGCGCCTCACCGCCGTGTGA